One window of Microbacterium sp. 1S1 genomic DNA carries:
- a CDS encoding ABC transporter permease, with the protein MLGYILRRLLQVIPVFFGATLLIYFLVFAMPGDPILALFGDKTPNPAVIEQLREQYHLNDPFLVQYWYYITGVFQGDLGTTYSGRPVSTVLAATLPVTGRLAVMAIGIEFVLAIVIGTISALRKGKFFDNVSLMVALVAIAIPIFVVAFLAQYFLAIQLGWFKPTVGADNDWGGLWLPAIVLGFSLYAVSMRLMRSSVIDTLNQDWVRTAYGKGLSRNRVLPVHVLRNSLIPVITNSATNFGVLLVGATVTEGIFNVPGVGNTLFEAIRRGEGPTVVSFVTVFVILYVLVNLLIDLLYGLLDPRIRYV; encoded by the coding sequence ATGCTCGGTTACATTCTGAGACGTCTTCTGCAGGTGATCCCGGTCTTCTTCGGAGCCACCCTGCTCATCTATTTCCTGGTTTTCGCCATGCCCGGCGACCCCATCCTCGCTCTGTTCGGCGACAAGACCCCAAATCCGGCTGTCATCGAGCAGCTCCGTGAGCAGTACCACCTGAACGACCCGTTCCTCGTCCAGTACTGGTACTACATCACCGGGGTGTTCCAGGGCGACCTCGGGACGACCTACTCCGGTCGCCCGGTGTCGACAGTTCTAGCGGCGACCTTGCCTGTGACAGGGCGCCTGGCCGTCATGGCGATCGGCATCGAGTTCGTGCTTGCCATCGTCATCGGCACGATCTCCGCGCTGCGGAAGGGCAAATTCTTCGACAATGTCTCGCTCATGGTCGCACTCGTGGCGATTGCCATACCCATCTTCGTCGTCGCATTCCTCGCGCAGTACTTCCTCGCTATTCAACTCGGGTGGTTCAAGCCGACCGTCGGGGCGGACAATGACTGGGGTGGCCTTTGGCTCCCCGCCATCGTGCTCGGGTTCAGTCTCTACGCCGTGAGTATGCGGCTGATGCGAAGCTCCGTCATCGACACCCTCAATCAGGACTGGGTGCGTACTGCCTACGGCAAGGGGCTCTCGCGGAATCGCGTGCTCCCCGTCCACGTGCTGCGAAACTCCCTCATTCCCGTCATCACCAACTCGGCCACCAACTTCGGAGTCCTCCTCGTGGGGGCCACCGTCACGGAGGGCATCTTCAACGTGCCGGGTGTCGGCAACACCCTCTTCGAAGCGATCCGACGGGGCGAGGGCCCGACGGTCGTCTCGTTCGTCACGGTCTTCGTCATCCTGTACGTCCTGGTGAACCTGCTCATCGACCTGCTCTATGGTCTGCTCGACCCGAGGATTCGCTATGTCTGA
- a CDS encoding ABC transporter permease — protein sequence MSDPTTQNHFVAPVETESINVDAVRISEKPSNLWRDAWRDVRRRPLFWFSVVLALVFLLMAVWPTLFTSTPPNSDCQLSNSNGGPTEGHPLGFTFQGCDIYARIVWGSQTSLAVGLIATVISSILGLIMGALAGFYGGWLDSVLSRVGDIFFAIPYILAAVVVMTVLKDARSVWTLALAIGGFAWASTARVVRAEILRVRQADFVMASRALGQSKFRVLLSHVVPNAIAPLLVVSTLGLAAAIVAESTLSFLGVGLGSEVMSWGNDIARAQASLRVAPMSLIYPALALTLAVLAFVTLGELIRDALDPKARARR from the coding sequence ATGTCTGATCCCACGACCCAGAATCACTTCGTCGCCCCTGTCGAGACGGAGTCCATCAACGTCGACGCCGTCCGGATCTCCGAGAAGCCCAGCAACCTCTGGCGCGATGCGTGGCGCGACGTGCGCCGTCGGCCGCTCTTCTGGTTCTCGGTTGTGCTGGCGTTGGTGTTCCTCCTCATGGCCGTCTGGCCGACGTTGTTCACGTCGACCCCGCCGAACAGCGACTGCCAGCTCTCCAACAGCAACGGGGGCCCGACGGAAGGCCACCCACTCGGATTCACATTCCAAGGGTGCGACATCTACGCCCGGATCGTGTGGGGATCGCAGACCTCGCTCGCGGTGGGCCTCATCGCCACCGTCATCTCCTCGATCCTCGGACTGATCATGGGGGCCCTGGCGGGCTTTTACGGCGGCTGGCTGGACTCGGTCCTCTCTCGCGTCGGTGACATCTTCTTCGCGATCCCGTACATCCTCGCCGCCGTGGTCGTGATGACGGTGCTGAAGGACGCGCGCTCGGTCTGGACACTGGCTCTCGCCATCGGCGGGTTCGCGTGGGCCTCAACAGCGCGAGTCGTCAGGGCGGAGATCCTCCGCGTACGGCAGGCGGACTTCGTCATGGCATCTCGGGCCCTGGGGCAATCCAAGTTCCGAGTCCTCCTCAGCCATGTCGTACCCAATGCGATCGCACCATTGCTGGTCGTCTCGACCCTCGGTCTGGCGGCAGCGATCGTCGCGGAGTCGACATTGTCGTTCCTCGGGGTCGGGCTCGGCAGCGAGGTCATGTCGTGGGGTAATGACATCGCCAGGGCACAGGCTTCGCTTCGCGTCGCTCCGATGTCCCTCATCTATCCGGCGCTCGCCCTCACCCTCGCGGTGCTCGCGTTCGTCACCCTGGGCGAGCTCATCCGAGACGCCCTCGATCCGAAGGCGAGGGCTCGCCGATGA